The genome window tatattttttttttttctgaaagaacaatgaattatctgtgctgtgatgctaaaacaagtctggtaccttcaatcaatcccgaaatacagctggttttgtaattcaggattctaaatgaatcatgctttaatcaacaatacgaagagaaacatcatgagaaaggctggcttcgtcttctgattgaagttatgcattgactttactaaaacagcaacacaataatgtgttatagactacgtttgtgagtactttattatgcttcgatataacgcacaattcgatacaacgtacaattttgaaagtgaaatgtacgttatatcgaagtttacctgtataagtggatttctgtctgtctgtctgtctgtctgattcttatgcacTCTGAAagcactgaaccgatcgacgtaaaaattggtatgcagggggtttttggggccggggaaagtTTTTACGATAGTTCAAGACCCCACCCCCCCTATCTAagagcttccatacaaatgaaactcaaatttcttcattactcgagaattaatcaagcaaacgaacccaaatttgacatgtggaggttttagggtgcaataaatgtttctatgttggatagacacacctcccccctctctaagggtggaattcggaaaattctgaagggaaatggaaaaattcaggaaattcaattcgaatatgttctacaattacatagtgacaagcgttgttagtccatttgatgtttgcgctaacgaaattggttTTTGTTGGAAAgaagaaatggatttcaatgtgattaaacgcactcctatatcttcctctatttataccaataaaaaagtatcgttgaatgtgttgataagagcataactcgaggaaggaattgtccgatttagggctatcttcattccatcatattttctgtatcaaacatttattcgatgtaacggagaaacatgttatttgcaagtgattgaaaaatctcgaacgagaattgtatctggaaataatctgatattataatgacgagttttggtattcCTACGAAATgtatattaaaagtaaattgtaaagggtcaattagaagataaatcaatgaacagttctgcgattgggcctATGATCGTAAGAatcgtaagaaaacgtgaatgtttggaggtattgataacaaaaaaaatattttgggcgggacgaagtttgccaggtcagctagtcgCTAGTTGGATATATCGAGAATATGTCTTACGAactgcatttaaaatgttgttttattacttattttccaacaactttgtgaaATTCATATATTAACATCAGGATTTCGTGTaacaattttttgaacaaataatAATGATTTTTGAATACGGCCttttaaaaatcagtcgtaattctAATTGGCCACAATGAAAAATATGACTTTGTGTAGCTTCCATCATAGGTACCAAAATTCAAATCGAAGAGgcgtcaaaatttgctgtttttcgactgatttggcgtggaagcGCTCTAAAACAATATCAGCATTAGTTAGAATGACACAAAGTTAATAACAAAAGTATAATGTTAAAATGTATGATCACAGGTTAATCAAAATTGCTTATTACTTACACTGTCACTGTAAATCGTAATTTTATTGCTAATATgaacaaaattgagaaaaaaaaatcgattcttccagctttttctcagtttttttttattttttccagctttttccagttttttttttggttcgccACTCTGCGTAAAAATTGCATATACATTCAAAGGTGAAGGCGATATACGAATATGTCGTATTATATTTGTATATAaggccgtatataacgatatacgaTGCTTGTCAAACTGATATGCGATATAACAACGCACATCGCTGTTAGCATCGATGCCAGGATGATTGTTATACCAATATACGACTAAGTCGATCAATAATATTGAAAATCGTGTCTTTGCATTTCATACGATTTCAGATACAAATGATGCATCCTTTGATTGAATTATATACGAttgtaatttgatacgaatttatgcgcgatttaatgtttgctgggtcatTCTGGGCTTCCATGAGATGTACGAACTTTTGTATGATCCAGAGCATAATTATGTGAACCATGATCATGCTGTAAttggaagtcgccaccagacgtcgacactattccactgtcatcgcgaatattcAACCATTAACGTAGCCACTCGTGTAATTAATCAGCTACCGGAACGTTTAATATATTACAACAGCTACAACTATAAAAATTTCATAGGATGATACTGTCATCATAATATATTAGAATGACTCATAAACTTTGCATTCATATTTTTGCTGGTTTCCTAGAAACTCGAGTGAACTATTCTGCGCGGTAGACGCGTATTAAACCAATCTTCTCTATTCAAGAACGAAATTTAGTTGGAAAATTagcaaacgaaaagaaaaaGAGAATCCAAATATCAACGGGTAGTATTATTCAGTGGCATTATAGTAGAGAATTCTGCGATCTGACGCGAGGCTTCATTAAGCCTGTctatattgtttttttatcgcgatttttccttttccttatgTGTCTTCGCCCCGTGCATCTTTCTATTTACCAATGAATAATTATTCGTTCTTCTTTTTCTGGCCATTACTCCCAGCTCGAATCGCACTACAAACGGCTATTCAAACAAAACGAAGGAAATTTTTGGAGGCTGGCATGTGGCGCCATCTCCCTTTCGACCATAACCCGAACGTCGTCGTTTCTTTCAAGTTATTGTTCGATGACAGGATGAAAATatgcacggcttacagagacaaggctagttctttagcgagtaaacatttttttttgatgacgtcatccgagtcgtcagtgtaaacagtcgccagttgtattttgttttccgacttacgcgtaaatgttcctgaaatgaaaaatcgcaaatggttcaatgcgctgtgagcgggtgtataaattacgaaaatgacattatcgggccaaaaaagagattcttttgctttccgaaaaaccgagaattatgttctttgtggataaatgttttatcaaattattcatggtgttaaatataatcaactatattatcaacgcacaaacttacaaagcacgaaaaataaaaaaataagaacacattgtttacttcaacgattcagatgacgtcactaaaaaatgactattccggagtagctagccttgtctctgtaagccgtggaaAATATGAACAAGCTAAATTGATGCTAAATAGGCAAGAAATGTTGCTTTGCTTTTATTGACTGGAAACGGAATAACTTCATCCTGATGGAGAGAAACCAAACTCACCTGACACTGTGGCAGCTGAACGTGTTCCTCCGGGCGGGGCGCCTTCCAGCCGAGCAGCGGCGGAATGCATACCAACGCCGACATCACCCAAACCGCGGCTATCATGAACGCCGCCCTCGCTGGTGTCCTtgttttcagatattcgatcGCCTTCGTGATGCTCCAGTACCGATCCAGCGAGATCAGGCACAGGTTCATGATCGAGGACGTACAGAGCAACACATCCATCGCGGAATGCACATCACACCACCAGTTCCCGAAAATCCAGTAGCCCATCAGCTCGTTGGCGAGCGAAAAGGGCATGATGACCAGCCCGAGAAAAAAATCCGCCACCGCCAGCGAGGCAATGAACCAATTCTGGATGTTTTTGAGCGCCTTCTCGGTGGCAATCGCTATGATCACCAGCAGGTTACCGACCACAATCACTATCATTAGTATTGTCACAATAATTGAAGCGATGATGATGTGCGGCAGTGTGTATCCGCTTGGATAGCCGTGGAAAATGGTCCGATTATCACCGGTGGCCAGAACTCCACCCAACGTGTCATTGAAGACATTAGTGGCCGAGCCGCCCAGTATTCCGGCCAGTGACGAATTCCCGCCGACGATGGCCAGGAAGTCCTCTTGGGAGATGTTACCTGCCGACATCAAGGGGTAATCCATTGTTGATGCAACTACCTGTCTGTCTTCTCTCCCTATTAAACTTGTTCGCTAGTGGCTGTCATCGCGTTGACGGTTCTAAGGGCGGTGGTGTAATTGGCTGGTCCCACGTGAAATCAAGCTAGGCTGATCTATGACCGAGGTGTACCTCAACTTTATTCATTGAATTTGTTTTAGGTTTTCTTTTAACTAGTGTTACAAATCGTCAGACGCACACATTCAGCATACACCTACAACTCTCTCCCCAAACTTTCCTCCGAGATTTACTGCTACTACTGCTACTATACACAAATTGTTTACATGCTATtagaaaaatcaagaatcaacagCCGGCTTCTGGTGCGCGTTTACTTTTGCCCCATCCAACATAAAGTGGGCTGTTGTTTTGCTGTGTTGTTAGTTTTGCCTTATTTGTTTTGTTGCTGTGACAAACAACGTTTAAAATACCCGTTTTACTCCGAAATTCCGATTTTCCGCTTGAATTTAGTGCTCCTCTTGGCCCAGGGAATCGGCTTGTGAAAATTTGCGTTTTGTGTAAACAGCAAACCATTCGATTACTAATTGAACGAAAACACTCAACAGATGACAAAAATTACACAATAGAcacgcacgcacacacacactcatACACATGTGTCGGTTTGGTTTTGACGGCGACGCGCGACGCGCGATTTTACTATCGAACACACATATACACTTGCGCTTGCGCTTGCTCACGACACGCAGACACGCAGTTTTACTCTAGAGATTGGCGGTGCCGTCAGAAAGGATAACgttggtggtggtggtgtgagtagtagaagtactaGTAATGGTGGTAATAGTGCTGAACGCCACCTGGTAGTGGCCCATAATGGTCACTCTTTTCTTTCGTCTTCGACGCTTCTTCCGGCGCACCGCCGACCGACTAGTGGGCGTAGTGGTCCGGATGGTTACGAATGCTGCCGGAACTGCCAGTAGCTGGATTTTGCCGATGCTGGTGCTGCTTTTGCTGCAATAGTTCCGTTCGGCGGGGATTGTGGAAGCTGGAGATGTCACCGCGGACGAGTGCAATTTCGGATGCTCGGTGACTGAACTTCACCGTGGTGTCGCGCGATACCGCTTGTGGTTGAACGGCCTACAAAAAAAGAAAGTAGGTAATTAGCGAACATATTTTAAACGACGAATTCTGTTTGAACTCGAATCGAACAGATGTTCAGTAttaatatgacgaatttcatgccaagtcgactggccgttggcagcaccatctcagatagcagtgaaacgttgtgggtgtaaaaggTGGAGGtcatttgcatacttgaaataggtcatttgcatacttgaaatattcgaaaaataattagacaactttttggaagagccaaatttttttttcataaatttttacaaaaatttataacttgaaaactatgataccaacaaaattcatgtcaaaggatgaaatgtaggaaattgtttaaatttttacaaaaaataccttttttggtaaaaaaatttcgcttacaaaaaaggtaatttaaaaattaaaattcatttttctgaaaaaggtttttttttaaacccaatatatatatatatatatatatatatatatatatatatatatatatacatatatatatatatatatatatatatatatatatatatatatatatatatatatatatatatattattatatatatatatatatatatatatatatatatatatatatatatatatatatatatatatatatatatatatatatatatatatagggaaacttcgatataacgtacaccttttcaaagtgtaaaggaaaatttttttcaatattttttttctgatagaacaatgaattatctgtattgcgatgctaaaacaagttttgtacctttaatcaatctcgaaatacagctggttttgtgattccagattctaaatgaatgaagctttaatcaacagtacgaagggaaaaatcatgagaaaggctggcttcgtcttctgattgaagttattcattaacttgactaaaacagcaacacaataatgtattatagacaacgtttgtgagtactttattatgcttcgatataacgtacaattcgacaCAACgtacgtatatatatatatatatatatatatatatatatatatatatatatatatatatatatatatatatatatatatatatatatatatattagtaaTGACCGAAGTGGCGAAGTGACCGAATTTATTTTCACTAAATATAAAGATTACACATCAACGTTCATACTAAGACTAAATGCTATCTTCTGTTCCCTGTCGGTATCTCGCGTCAGCAGATTCCTTGTTATCCGTACGGTCGCGTTGTTTCCAGATCGGGTTCCTTTGAATGATGTCGCGTGGTCAGCCGTTGTCGTCAGTTGTTATGGCTCGCGATTGTCTTGATGGGAGGCCTCTGGATGCAATCTGATCCTGGTTGCATCGGTTGTTATGATTCGTTGTTGCTCTAAGTGGTCGTGTGGGGTACATCTGGTCGTAACGTCTCCCCCCTAAGTTTCAAGCGTCCTCGATTGAAGTTTCGGCAGCTCGATCCATGGTTTCGGGATGCATTTTTGCTCTGCCTTCTTCCCCGGAAGTAGGGATAATGGAATACTTCCGTTGTTTTCAGTTTCGTCCACCTGAGATGCCACGAGAGGTTCTGGTGGATTTTTGGTTACTTCATTTCTTttattagcttttttgtagaaaTATACAGAAAAGAAACAGATAAATGTTATTATGAGGAGGGTTGTACCTCCAATTGTTACCCGGTGTTGTGTGGTGTTCAAGTAAAGTTGAACTTCATTGTGTTCTTCCAAGTTCTGTATTCGTAGCATGACGTTTTCATCGTCAACGTCAAGATCTGTAAAATTTCCATTTTGGAGGGGcttgctgtatatatatatatatatatatatatatatatatatatatatatatatatatatatatatatatatatatatatatatatatatatatatatatatatatatatatgaatagctcttaaaatttccaataagtcgtccatacatcggaagatgggtacctttacagggaaaaagttcttctaacaacaactttttcattgtttctttgaaaaagtaatttagtaatttggatgaatcagcagctgttctaactgATGTCTTGAAAACGTGTACCAATCGATTAGTTACGCAGAAGTTTGTATgtgtgaaaaactcgaacagctggtacaatttggatcttttgcgTCTCAAACGTAAGAGAGACAGGTGGTACAATAAATTTCGTAGAACtaataatgaaaatcattggaatatgtacacgaacgcgcgcaatagatattcacaatctgttaaaaaactcgttgtgaatatattcagaataagattgatcagcatcaaagcaacagtatggaaaattttgaaatccctTTTGAAACCTAATAATAGAAAACCGCGATCCATAACTTTTAATGACACACTTGAACAGTATGAACAGATAATAGCTTCTAaatttaacgattattttgtcaatagtgtttcattgatcaattaatctattgaattggtcgatgaacctgatgaaataaaacagccgattaatagtaattgtagctttgaaagttttcacccaattacattaaatgaacttagaactatttgcttttctttaggaaaaacggctggagtagatagttttaatgctagagttattcaagattgctttcatgttattgactacatcttgctggaccttatcaATAAATCTTTACTAAATGGGCATGTACCTCAGGCGTGGAAAGAATCCCTGATAGTccctattcaaaaggttgctggaacgattaaagccgaaaaGTTTCGTctcatcaacatgttgcacacattagagaaaaaattggaataaGTTGTTAGGGGAAGGGGGGGTAAAATGCCCAGGTGGGGCAAAACGCGCCACcataatatttcatgaaatatacactATTTAATACTAAAGGAGGGTCCGAACGTTTCTATTTAACATTATAAACCAGTGTGGGTCATATCATCCATATATGTTACATAAATCCTGAGAAAAACGAGAAAAATCTTTTCAGGtctattttttacaatttttgaaACACTTTCCACAAGGTTTTACGCCACAAATAAACAATAGTACATATCTAGAAACTGATCTTCTTATGAACAAAAGCCTTGGTTTTCAGCAACCACCGTGAAACTTCATgctaatattatttttcaatttaatttaataatttttatcaaaCTAGTCGAGGTGGGTCAAAATGCGCCATAAGAAACACAAACTAACAGGGAAAATCGCTTGCAGTGTAGCCAAACATCATtcggtttttttgtttttcatgtcaTACAACGTTTTTtagtatagctgtatttttttGCCCCGACATCTTCGAAACCATCCTTAAACCATTTAAATATTCatagaaataaaaatacatatttttacggGCAATTAATTCTCTTATCATCAatcaaatattgattcaaattgcagcagaaaaaaaattatcgacgATCTAGCAGCACTGTGCGTAGCAATACATTCATCCATGCGCGTGTAAATAAACGTCAAAACAAATCGTTTGTAAACGCGGAGTGTTGTTTGGATTCTTATTCGTTCCGGAAGAACCGGCAAAATGCCCCGAAATTACGTAAGAAAAACCGACCGTCGGGTTTGGACGGAAATCGCGTTGGAAGCGGCAGTGAAAGCGGTCCGGATGGGGCTATCGAAGAGGCAAGCTGCTGGTATGTACAAGATACCGAGGAAAACCTTTTCGCGATACCTCAGTATCGAACGCTCCAGCGATGAAGGACCTATTCCTAAGGTTTCACCGACGTGATTGGTTGGCGGGCTTCCTGAAGAGATATCCAATCCCGGTGAGCCGGTCGTTCTTTCCGATCCGGAGGGACGAAACGAACATGCATCAGAGACACGCAGTGTGAATTACTGTGGCGTGCCTTCTGCAGCGGATCTAGAAGCATTTAATTTGCTTATCGACACCGAAGATCTGCTTGTTTTGGACCCAGCTGTTCACTACAGTGTTGACGAATCTGGAAACATAATTATCCACTCCTTGGCAACGAATCTCCAAACCGTTGAGAACCAC of Toxorhynchites rutilus septentrionalis strain SRP unplaced genomic scaffold, ASM2978413v1 HiC_scaffold_320, whole genome shotgun sequence contains these proteins:
- the LOC129782006 gene encoding alpha-2 adrenergic receptor-like is translated as MDYPLMSAGNISQEDFLAIVGGNSSLAGILGGSATNVFNDTLGGVLATGDNRTIFHGYPSGYTLPHIIIASIIVTILMIVIVVGNLLVIIAIATEKALKNIQNWFIASLAVADFFLGLVIMPFSLANELMGYWIFGNWWCDVHSAMDVLLCTSSIMNLCLISLDRYWSITKAIEYLKTRTPARAAFMIAAVWVMSALVCIPPLLGWKAPRPEEHVQLPQCQVSLVSLHQDEVIPFPVNKSKATFLAYLASI